The proteins below are encoded in one region of Micromonospora pisi:
- the whiA gene encoding DNA-binding protein WhiA codes for MAMTAAVKDELSRVDVPKPCCRRAEMAALLRFAGGLHIVSGRVVVEAELDTGAVARRLRREIAEVYGYPSEIHVLASGGLRKGSHYIVRVVKDGEALARQTGLLDVRGRPVRGLPPHVVAANVCCAVAAWRGAFMAHGSLTEPGRSSALEITCPGPESALALVGAARRIGITAKAREVRGVDRVVVKDGDAIAALLTRIGAHSSVLAWEERRVRREVRATANRLANFDDANLRRSARAAVAAAARVTRALEILAEEAPNHLTSAGQLRLEHRQASLEELGALADPPLTKDAIAGRIRRLLALADKRARDLGIPDTEAAVTPDMLAV; via the coding sequence ATGGCGATGACGGCTGCGGTCAAGGACGAGCTGAGCCGGGTCGACGTGCCCAAACCCTGCTGCCGCCGAGCGGAGATGGCCGCCCTGCTGCGGTTCGCGGGCGGACTGCACATCGTCTCCGGGCGGGTGGTGGTCGAGGCGGAGCTGGACACCGGCGCGGTCGCCCGGCGGTTGCGGCGCGAGATCGCGGAGGTGTACGGCTACCCGAGCGAGATTCACGTGCTCGCCTCCGGCGGCCTCCGCAAGGGCAGCCACTACATCGTCCGGGTGGTCAAGGACGGCGAGGCGCTGGCCCGCCAGACCGGGCTGCTCGACGTCCGGGGCCGTCCCGTACGCGGCCTGCCGCCGCACGTGGTGGCGGCGAACGTCTGCTGCGCGGTGGCCGCCTGGCGGGGTGCGTTCATGGCGCACGGTTCGCTGACCGAGCCGGGCCGCTCCTCCGCGCTGGAGATCACCTGCCCCGGCCCGGAGTCGGCCCTCGCCCTGGTCGGGGCGGCCCGCCGGATCGGAATCACCGCCAAGGCCCGCGAGGTGCGTGGGGTCGACCGGGTGGTGGTCAAGGACGGGGACGCGATCGCCGCCCTGCTCACCCGGATCGGCGCCCATTCCAGCGTGCTGGCCTGGGAAGAGCGTCGGGTACGCCGGGAGGTGCGGGCGACCGCCAACCGACTGGCCAATTTCGACGACGCCAACCTGCGCCGCTCGGCCCGCGCGGCGGTGGCCGCCGCCGCCCGGGTGACCCGGGCGCTGGAGATCCTCGCCGAGGAGGCACCCAACCACCTCACCTCGGCCGGGCAGCTACGCCTGGAGCACCGTCAGGCGTCCCTCGAGGAGCTGGGCGCGCTGGCCGACCCTCCACTGACCAAGGACGCGATCGCCGGGCGGATCCGGCGGCTGCTGGCGCTGGCCGACAAGCGTGCCCGCGACCTGGGCATCCCCGATACCGAAGCGGCGGTCACGCCGGACATGCTCGCGGTCTGA